The genomic interval GGAGCCAAACCAAACAGAAAGCACCCATGGACACAAGAGTAGGATGTGTTCAAAAGTCTATTATTCTTTTCCGCATATGGGGCATAGAGGGGTAGTAGTTAATTTCCTTTTCCACAAGTTGACCATTATTGGCCCAACATTGTTTAAAACCCGCCACAGGAAAAGCTTGATATTTGGAAGGGTTTTGATACTCCACACCAGATTCCATACTCTACTGTCAATACTCAATACTATGGGAGGTAGAAGTAGCAGTGGGGGGATGAACAACATTCTTGTTATGTAGCCAGTAGTAACTCGATCTGGGCTGAGTAATTCCCATCTTTATTCCATGGCCATAAGAGACAATCCAGAAGAATCTAATAAGCTTCATATCCTCCTCTCTTAAATAATGAGAAATATCCCCTAGTTGCCATAAACCCAACTCATTATCAAATAAAGTAGAAACTTTGTCTCTAGGCATAGGACCAGGGAGAATAGACTGAAATAGCCCAATTTGGTGATTAGGGAGCCACCTATCATACCAAATTTGAATCTCATTACCATCTTACACCTGCCACCTGCTACCAACAAGAATAGTCCCTAGCTGCAAGCAAACTAGACCAACTCCAAGAGGCACGATGGCCTCTTTTAGCTGGAAGAAAGAACATTTAGGGAAATATCGAGCTTTCATAGTCATAGCCCATATAGAGTCGGGGAATTGGAGAAGTCTCCAACACTGCTTAGCCAATAGAGCAAGATTGAATTCATGAAGATCATGAAATCTCAAACCTCCATTGCTCTTGCTTTTCCCTAGATCAGCCCATTTTTTCCAATGAATCTTCTCATCACCCCACCAGAACTTGCTCATACCCGAATTGATAGAATCACAAACTGCTTTGGGGAATAGGAAACAAGACATAGGGTAAGCTGGGATAGCCACTGCCTCAGACTTTAAAAGAACCTCTTTCCCTCCCAGAGACAGTGTGTTTTGTTTCCAGCCCTCCAGTTTTCTTTTGACCCTGTCAACAATGTACCCCAAAGCCTCCTTTTTGGATCTACCCCATAAAGTAGGCATGCCAAGGTAAAAGCCAGGGTCATTGACTCCCCTGAAGCCCAACAATTCACTAAACAAACCTGCCATCTGGTTTGGGGTGTTCGGTGATCAGTAGATACTGGACTTCTCCACATTAATAAGTTGCCTTGATG from Argentina anserina chromosome 2, drPotAnse1.1, whole genome shotgun sequence carries:
- the LOC126784203 gene encoding uncharacterized mitochondrial protein AtMg00310-like, whose protein sequence is MAGLFSELLGFRGVNDPGFYLGMPTLWGRSKKEALGYIVDRVKRKLEGWKQNTLSLGGKEVLLKSEAVAIPAYPMSCFLFPKAVCDSINSGMSKFWWGDEKIHWKKWADLGKSKSNGGLRFHDLHEFNLALLAKQCWRLLQFPDSIWAMTMKARYFPKCSFFQLKEAIVPLGVGLVCLQLGTILVGSRWQV